A DNA window from Mycolicibacter terrae contains the following coding sequences:
- a CDS encoding 5-formyltetrahydrofolate cyclo-ligase, producing the protein MTDNSAVATKSAIRARVLEARRAVPPHLHDAEARALAGHLEQLAGSARTVCAYLPVGDEPGSAAMLDGLTRRGIRVLLPVVRTGDDGTPLALLWGDYRPDTLVSARFGLLEPAQPWLPAETLAEADLVLVPALALDRRGVRLGRGAGFYDRSLLLRRPRTPLVAVVRDEELLPDRLELPAEPHDVPMTHALTPGLGLVPLAGSPDGPGTARNGPECSMPNSGSST; encoded by the coding sequence GTGACCGACAACTCGGCGGTGGCCACCAAGTCCGCGATCCGCGCGCGAGTCCTCGAAGCCCGCCGTGCGGTTCCGCCTCACCTGCACGACGCCGAAGCCCGCGCGCTGGCCGGCCACCTGGAACAGCTGGCGGGCAGCGCCCGCACGGTCTGCGCCTACCTGCCGGTGGGCGATGAGCCCGGTTCGGCCGCCATGCTCGACGGCCTGACCCGGCGCGGGATCCGGGTGCTGCTGCCGGTGGTGCGCACCGGGGACGACGGCACGCCCCTGGCGCTGCTGTGGGGCGACTATCGGCCCGACACCCTGGTTTCCGCCCGGTTCGGGCTGCTCGAACCGGCGCAGCCGTGGCTGCCCGCGGAGACGCTGGCGGAGGCGGATCTGGTCCTGGTCCCGGCACTGGCCCTCGACCGCCGGGGCGTGCGACTGGGCCGCGGTGCGGGCTTCTACGACCGCTCCCTGCTGCTGCGCCGGCCGCGGACCCCGCTGGTGGCGGTCGTGCGCGACGAGGAACTGCTCCCCGACCGCCTGGAACTGCCCGCCGAACCGCACGACGTGCCGATGACCCACGCCCTGACCCCCGGACTCGGGCTGGTGCCCCTGGCCGGAAGCCCCGACGGCCCCGGAACGGCCCGCAATGGCCCGGAATGCTCAATGCCAAATAGCGGTTCTAGCACTTAG
- a CDS encoding FmdB family zinc ribbon protein yields MPTYSYACTECSNRFDVVQAFTDDALTTCEECNGRLRKIFGKVGVVFKGSGFYRTDSRDAGKTSTNGGGSAKSTASDSGSGGSGDGGTKSADKSSADSGTKSADKPKTGAASTPAAASA; encoded by the coding sequence GTGCCCACCTATAGCTACGCCTGCACCGAGTGCAGCAACCGCTTCGATGTGGTCCAGGCCTTTACCGACGACGCGTTGACCACCTGCGAGGAGTGCAACGGTCGCCTCCGCAAGATCTTCGGCAAGGTCGGCGTCGTGTTCAAGGGCAGCGGTTTCTACCGCACCGACAGCCGGGATGCGGGCAAGACCTCGACGAACGGCGGCGGCTCCGCCAAGTCCACGGCATCGGATTCGGGGTCCGGCGGTTCCGGCGATGGTGGCACCAAGTCGGCCGACAAGTCCTCGGCGGACAGCGGCACCAAGTCCGCCGACAAGCCCAAGACCGGCGCGGCATCCACGCCTGCTGCCGCCTCGGCTTAA
- a CDS encoding SAF domain-containing protein yields the protein MGESLNPTLISRVSQALRPDWMRTVRARRVAAGALVVLAGLAAIRPDPHGERVEVVVTSRDLPPGAALTADDVSLESRPARTVPDGVATDLSSVLHTTLAGPARRGEVLTDVRLLGSRLTEAAAGPDARIVGVHPADAALVDLVRPGDVVDVVTADDAADPPGAPRVVASGGIVVLVSDKQNHDDRVVLVALPATAAVAVAGATLAQSVTLTLR from the coding sequence ATGGGCGAGTCGCTCAACCCGACATTGATCTCGCGTGTCTCGCAGGCGCTGCGTCCGGACTGGATGCGCACGGTACGCGCACGGCGGGTTGCCGCCGGCGCCCTCGTGGTGTTGGCCGGCCTCGCAGCGATCCGCCCCGATCCGCACGGCGAACGGGTCGAGGTGGTGGTGACCAGTCGCGACCTGCCCCCCGGCGCGGCGTTGACCGCCGATGACGTTTCGCTTGAAAGTCGTCCCGCGCGAACGGTTCCCGACGGTGTCGCCACCGACCTGTCGTCGGTGTTGCACACCACGTTGGCCGGACCGGCGCGCCGCGGCGAGGTACTCACCGATGTCCGTCTACTGGGCAGCCGGCTCACCGAAGCGGCCGCCGGTCCGGACGCCCGCATCGTGGGCGTGCACCCGGCCGACGCCGCACTGGTCGACCTGGTGCGCCCCGGTGACGTCGTCGACGTCGTGACGGCCGACGACGCAGCCGACCCACCGGGCGCACCCAGGGTGGTGGCGTCCGGTGGGATCGTGGTGCTGGTGTCGGACAAGCAGAATCACGACGATCGGGTGGTGCTGGTGGCGTTGCCGGCGACCGCCGCTGTGGCGGTGGCCGGTGCCACATTGGCTCAGTCGGTGACGCTCACGCTGCGCTGA
- a CDS encoding large conductance mechanosensitive channel protein MscL, whose translation MVPGGRGAPVFKGFKNFLMRDDVITVAIGLVVALAFSNLVKAFTDSVINPLVSAAQPDTAGLGLGYQLGAEGNEATFIDLGAFISAIVYFIVFMATVYLFIVLPYKHIQKRRGKTVFGDAPPTKTCPECVSEIAAEATKCKFCASSQPAAAA comes from the coding sequence GTGGTTCCGGGCGGAAGGGGTGCACCGGTGTTCAAAGGGTTCAAGAATTTTCTGATGCGCGACGACGTCATCACCGTCGCCATCGGTCTGGTGGTGGCGCTGGCGTTTTCCAACCTGGTCAAAGCCTTCACCGACAGCGTTATCAACCCGCTGGTCTCGGCTGCCCAGCCGGACACCGCCGGACTGGGGCTGGGTTACCAACTGGGGGCGGAGGGCAACGAGGCGACCTTCATCGACCTCGGTGCGTTCATCTCGGCGATCGTCTACTTCATCGTGTTCATGGCGACCGTCTATTTGTTTATCGTGTTGCCCTACAAGCACATTCAAAAGCGGCGCGGGAAGACGGTGTTCGGCGACGCGCCGCCCACCAAGACCTGCCCGGAATGCGTGTCCGAAATCGCCGCCGAAGCGACCAAGTGCAAGTTCTGCGCCAGCTCGCAACCGGCCGCCGCGGCGTGA
- a CDS encoding MogA/MoaB family molybdenum cofactor biosynthesis protein: protein MEQTSELAGRALVVVVDDRTAHGDEDHNGPLVTELLAEGGFMVDGVVAVAADEVEIRNALNTAVIGGVDLVVSVGGTGVTPRDVAPEATRDILDREILGISEALRASGLAAGVSDAALSRGLAGVSGSTLVVNLAGSRAAVRDGMATLNPLAATIIGQLSSLEI, encoded by the coding sequence ATGGAACAGACCTCAGAACTCGCCGGCCGCGCGCTCGTCGTCGTCGTCGACGACCGCACCGCGCACGGCGATGAGGACCACAACGGTCCGTTGGTCACCGAACTGCTCGCCGAAGGCGGGTTCATGGTCGACGGTGTGGTCGCCGTCGCCGCCGACGAGGTCGAGATCCGCAATGCGCTGAACACGGCGGTGATCGGGGGAGTCGACCTGGTCGTGTCGGTCGGCGGCACCGGGGTCACCCCGCGCGACGTCGCCCCGGAGGCCACCCGCGACATCCTGGACCGCGAAATCCTCGGCATCTCCGAGGCGCTGCGGGCATCCGGCCTGGCCGCCGGGGTTTCCGACGCCGCACTGTCGCGGGGCCTGGCCGGGGTCTCGGGCAGCACCCTGGTGGTCAATCTGGCCGGTTCCCGGGCCGCCGTGCGCGACGGGATGGCGACGCTGAACCCGCTGGCGGCGACGATCATCGGCCAGCTGTCCAGCCTGGAGATCTAG
- a CDS encoding S1C family serine protease has product MMNHPGYPPPRQQPHRSDPTGASAAEQRGPAGYPGRGAQGPYSQSYDWRYAQSPGQQAQQPAYRSVYDGSYGRQPIPGPGVPSRRPRSGALVLGAVAIAALSGVMGGVVGSALHSDHKTVAGGSHTSLQSPGVPAAVTLPDGSVEKVAAKVVPSVVMLETDLGRQSEEGSGIILSADGMILTNNHVVAAAAKADATSKAPPRTTVTFFDGRTASFSVVGTDPASDIAVVRVQGVSDLTPITLGSSADLRVGQHVVAVGSPLGLEGTVTTGIVSALNRPVSTSGEAGNQNTVLDAIQTDAAINPGNSGGALVNMNGDLVGINSAIATMGGDSAEAQSGSIGLGFAIPVDQAKRIADELINSPDHTASHASLGVRVSSERSLHGAKVVEVVPGEAASKAGLPEGVTVTAFDKRPIGSADALVAAVRSKAPGDQVTLTYLDAGGASKTVQVTLGRAQQ; this is encoded by the coding sequence ATGATGAACCACCCGGGGTATCCCCCGCCGCGTCAGCAGCCGCATCGGTCCGATCCGACGGGCGCGTCAGCGGCGGAGCAGCGTGGGCCGGCCGGCTATCCGGGCCGGGGCGCGCAGGGCCCGTACTCGCAGTCGTACGACTGGCGCTACGCCCAGTCGCCGGGCCAGCAGGCCCAGCAGCCGGCCTACCGCTCGGTCTATGACGGCTCCTACGGCCGGCAGCCGATCCCGGGTCCGGGCGTCCCCTCGAGACGCCCGCGCTCGGGCGCGCTGGTGCTCGGTGCCGTCGCCATCGCGGCGCTGTCGGGCGTGATGGGCGGCGTGGTGGGCTCGGCCCTGCACTCAGACCACAAAACCGTCGCCGGGGGCAGCCACACCAGCCTCCAGTCGCCGGGTGTGCCCGCCGCGGTGACCCTGCCCGACGGTTCGGTCGAGAAGGTCGCGGCGAAGGTGGTGCCCAGCGTCGTGATGCTGGAGACCGATTTGGGCCGCCAGTCCGAGGAGGGCTCGGGCATCATCTTGTCGGCCGACGGAATGATCCTGACCAACAACCACGTGGTGGCCGCCGCGGCCAAGGCTGATGCGACCTCCAAGGCGCCGCCGAGGACTACGGTGACGTTCTTCGACGGACGCACCGCATCGTTCAGCGTGGTGGGCACCGATCCGGCTAGCGACATCGCCGTGGTGCGCGTGCAGGGCGTTTCCGATCTGACCCCGATCACCCTCGGTTCCTCGGCGGATTTGCGGGTGGGGCAGCACGTGGTGGCCGTCGGGTCGCCGCTGGGCCTGGAGGGCACGGTGACGACCGGCATCGTCAGCGCGCTCAACCGGCCCGTTTCCACCAGCGGTGAGGCGGGCAACCAGAACACCGTGCTGGACGCGATCCAGACCGATGCCGCCATCAACCCGGGCAACTCCGGTGGGGCGCTGGTCAACATGAACGGCGACCTGGTGGGGATCAACTCGGCGATCGCGACGATGGGCGGGGACTCCGCCGAGGCCCAGAGCGGGTCCATCGGACTGGGCTTCGCGATTCCGGTGGACCAGGCCAAGCGGATCGCCGACGAACTCATCAACTCGCCGGATCACACGGCGTCGCACGCCTCGCTGGGGGTGCGGGTCAGCAGCGAGCGCAGCCTGCACGGCGCGAAGGTGGTCGAGGTGGTGCCGGGGGAGGCGGCGTCCAAGGCCGGTCTGCCCGAAGGCGTGACGGTGACCGCGTTCGACAAGCGCCCGATCGGCAGTGCCGACGCGCTGGTGGCCGCGGTGCGCTCCAAGGCCCCCGGCGACCAGGTGACGCTGACCTACCTGGATGCCGGCGGCGCCTCCAAGACGGTGCAGGTCACCCTGGGTAGAGCCCAGCAGTGA
- a CDS encoding response regulator transcription factor, translating to MATRVLVVDDDRAVRESLRRSLSFNGYAVSLATDGVEALEAITSDRPDAMILDVMMPRLDGLEVCRQLRSTGDDLPILVLTARDSVSERVAGLDAGADDYLPKPFALEELLARMRALLRRTTAEDLSESVAMSFEDLTLDPVTREVTRGDRQISLTRTEFALLEMLIANPRRVLTRSRILEEVWGFDFPTSGNALEVYIGYLRRKTEAEGEPRLIYTVRGVGYVLRETPP from the coding sequence ATGGCTACCCGGGTACTGGTTGTTGATGATGACCGCGCGGTGCGCGAGTCGCTGCGCAGATCGCTGTCGTTCAATGGTTACGCCGTCTCATTGGCTACCGACGGCGTCGAGGCGCTCGAGGCGATCACCAGTGACCGGCCGGACGCGATGATTCTGGATGTCATGATGCCGCGCCTGGACGGCCTGGAAGTCTGTCGCCAGCTGCGCAGCACCGGTGACGACCTGCCGATCCTGGTGCTGACCGCCCGCGACTCGGTCTCCGAGCGGGTCGCCGGCCTGGACGCCGGCGCCGACGACTATCTGCCCAAGCCGTTCGCGCTGGAGGAACTGCTGGCGCGGATGCGCGCGTTGCTGCGCCGCACCACCGCCGAGGACCTGTCCGAGTCGGTGGCGATGTCCTTCGAGGACCTCACGCTGGACCCGGTGACCCGCGAGGTCACCCGCGGCGACCGGCAGATCAGCCTGACCCGCACCGAGTTCGCGTTGCTGGAGATGTTGATCGCCAACCCGCGCCGGGTGCTCACCCGCAGCCGCATCCTGGAGGAGGTGTGGGGCTTTGACTTCCCCACCTCGGGCAACGCGCTGGAGGTCTACATCGGGTATCTCCGTCGCAAGACTGAAGCCGAAGGCGAGCCGCGGCTGATCTACACCGTTCGCGGGGTGGGTTACGTGCTTCGCGAGACACCACCCTGA
- the rpmF gene encoding 50S ribosomal protein L32 — protein sequence MAVPKRRMSRANTRSRRAQWKAEATGLVNVSVAGRAYKVPRRLLKAARLGLIDLDRR from the coding sequence ATGGCCGTGCCGAAGCGCAGGATGTCGCGCGCGAACACCCGTAGTCGCCGCGCGCAGTGGAAGGCCGAGGCAACTGGCCTGGTCAACGTGTCGGTCGCCGGCCGTGCATACAAGGTGCCGCGTCGGTTGCTGAAGGCGGCTCGCCTGGGTCTGATCGACCTCGATCGTCGCTAA
- a CDS encoding acyclic terpene utilization AtuA family protein — protein MTAAVRIGNCSGFYGDRHAAMHEMLTGGDLDYLTGDYLAELTMLILGRDRMKHPERGYAKTFLTQLEQCLGLAHDKGVRIVANAGGLNPAGLADAVRELADRLGVPARVAHVEGDDLLPRAAELGLGSPLTANAYLGAWGIAECLSGGADVVITGRVTDASVIVGPAAAHFGWERTDYDRLAGAVVAGHVIECGTQASGGNYAFFTEIPTEQLLHPGFPIAEIHADGSSVITKHPGTGGLVSVDTVSAQLLYEVTGARYANPDVTARMDSIELSPDGPDRVRISRVTGEPPPPTCKVSLNSIGGFRNSTTFVLTGLDIEAKAELLRTQLEAAMTVRPAELQWTLARTDHPDADTEETASALLHCVVRDPDPANVGRKFSAAGIELALASYPGFCVTAPPGDGQVYGVFTPGYVDATQVPHVAVHADGTRVDIPPAAQTLELAAAAEPELPEPLPAGPNRRAPLGAIAGARSGDKGGSANVGVWVRTAEQWRWLAHTLTTDKLRELLPETAELPVTRHLLPKLRAVNFVIEGILGQGVAYQARFDPQAKGLGEWLRSRHLEIPEQLLSEGEL, from the coding sequence ATGACAGCAGCGGTTCGAATCGGCAACTGCTCGGGCTTCTACGGCGACCGGCATGCCGCGATGCACGAGATGCTGACCGGCGGTGACCTGGACTACCTCACCGGCGACTACCTGGCCGAACTGACCATGCTGATCCTGGGACGCGACCGGATGAAGCATCCGGAGCGCGGCTACGCCAAGACCTTCCTCACCCAGCTCGAACAGTGCCTGGGGCTCGCCCACGACAAGGGTGTCCGCATCGTCGCCAACGCCGGCGGACTCAATCCGGCCGGCCTGGCCGACGCGGTGCGGGAGCTGGCTGACCGGCTCGGCGTTCCGGCCCGGGTGGCCCACGTCGAGGGCGACGACCTGCTCCCCCGGGCGGCCGAGCTGGGTCTGGGGTCGCCGCTGACGGCGAACGCCTACCTGGGCGCCTGGGGCATCGCCGAATGCCTGAGCGGCGGGGCGGACGTCGTGATCACCGGCCGGGTCACCGACGCCTCGGTGATCGTCGGGCCCGCCGCCGCCCACTTCGGCTGGGAGCGCACCGACTACGACCGGCTCGCCGGGGCGGTGGTGGCCGGCCACGTCATCGAGTGCGGCACCCAGGCCAGCGGCGGCAACTACGCGTTCTTCACCGAGATTCCCACCGAGCAGCTGCTGCACCCCGGCTTCCCGATCGCCGAGATCCACGCCGACGGATCATCGGTGATCACCAAGCATCCCGGCACCGGCGGGCTGGTCAGCGTCGACACCGTCAGCGCGCAGTTGCTCTACGAAGTCACCGGGGCCCGCTACGCCAACCCCGACGTCACCGCCCGGATGGACAGCATCGAGTTGTCGCCCGACGGCCCGGACCGGGTGCGGATCTCACGCGTTACCGGCGAACCCCCGCCACCCACGTGCAAGGTGTCGCTGAACAGCATCGGGGGGTTCCGCAACTCCACCACATTCGTGCTGACCGGCCTGGACATCGAGGCCAAGGCCGAACTGCTGCGCACCCAGCTCGAGGCGGCGATGACGGTCCGCCCGGCCGAGCTCCAGTGGACGCTGGCCCGCACCGACCACCCCGACGCCGACACCGAAGAGACCGCCAGTGCCCTGCTGCACTGCGTGGTGCGCGACCCGGACCCGGCCAACGTGGGCCGCAAGTTCTCCGCGGCCGGGATCGAGCTCGCGCTGGCCAGCTATCCCGGGTTCTGCGTCACCGCCCCGCCCGGCGACGGCCAGGTCTACGGGGTGTTCACCCCCGGCTACGTCGATGCCACGCAGGTGCCGCACGTCGCGGTTCACGCCGACGGGACCCGGGTGGACATTCCGCCTGCCGCCCAGACCCTGGAACTCGCTGCGGCCGCCGAGCCGGAGCTGCCCGAGCCGTTGCCGGCCGGCCCGAACCGTCGGGCCCCACTGGGGGCGATCGCCGGCGCCCGTAGCGGCGACAAGGGCGGCTCGGCCAACGTCGGGGTCTGGGTGCGCACCGCTGAGCAATGGCGCTGGCTGGCCCACACGTTGACCACGGACAAGCTACGCGAACTGCTGCCCGAGACCGCCGAGTTGCCGGTCACCCGTCACCTGTTGCCGAAGCTGCGCGCGGTGAACTTCGTCATCGAGGGCATCCTCGGGCAGGGCGTGGCCTACCAGGCCCGATTCGACCCGCAGGCCAAGGGGCTGGGCGAATGGCTGCGCAGCCGTCATCTCGAGATACCCGAGCAGCTGCTGTCAGAAGGGGAACTGTGA
- a CDS encoding acyl-CoA dehydrogenase family protein, which produces MSIWTTTERQALRKTVRGFVEREILPHVDEWEHSGELPRELHRKAAEIGLLGAGFPEEVGGSGGDGADAVIVCEEMHQAGAPGGVFASLFTCGIAVPHMIASGDARLIDEFVRPTLAGEKIGSLAITEPGGGSDVGHLRTTARLDGDHYVVNGSKTFITSAVRADYVVTAVRTGGPGAAGVSLLVVEKGTPGFEVSRKLDKMGWRSSDTAELSYVDARVPVTNLVGVENTGFAQIAAAFVSERVGLAAQAYASAQRCLDLTLTWCRDRETFGRPLISRQAVQNTLAEMARRIDVARVYTRHVVERQLAGEAFLIPEVCFAKNTAVEAGEWVANQAVQLFGGMGYMAESEVERQYRDMRIIGIGGGTTEILTSLAAKTLGYQA; this is translated from the coding sequence GTGAGTATCTGGACCACCACCGAGCGCCAAGCGCTACGCAAGACCGTGCGCGGGTTCGTCGAGCGCGAAATTCTGCCGCACGTCGACGAGTGGGAACACTCCGGCGAGCTGCCGCGCGAACTACACCGCAAGGCCGCCGAAATCGGCCTGCTGGGGGCGGGTTTCCCCGAGGAGGTCGGCGGCAGTGGCGGCGACGGCGCCGACGCGGTGATCGTCTGCGAGGAGATGCATCAGGCCGGGGCGCCGGGCGGGGTGTTCGCCTCCCTGTTCACCTGCGGTATCGCGGTGCCCCACATGATCGCCTCGGGCGACGCGCGGCTGATCGACGAGTTCGTCCGCCCCACGCTGGCCGGCGAGAAGATCGGTTCGCTGGCCATCACCGAGCCCGGTGGCGGCTCGGACGTCGGGCACCTGCGCACCACGGCGCGCCTGGACGGCGACCACTACGTGGTCAACGGCTCCAAGACCTTCATCACCTCCGCGGTGCGCGCCGACTATGTCGTCACCGCGGTGCGCACCGGCGGGCCGGGAGCGGCCGGGGTGTCGCTGCTGGTGGTCGAGAAGGGCACGCCGGGGTTTGAGGTGAGTCGCAAGCTGGACAAGATGGGCTGGCGATCCTCGGACACCGCCGAACTGTCCTACGTCGACGCTCGGGTGCCGGTGACCAACCTGGTCGGTGTCGAGAACACCGGCTTCGCCCAGATCGCCGCGGCGTTCGTCTCCGAGCGGGTCGGGCTGGCCGCGCAGGCGTATGCCAGTGCGCAGCGCTGCCTGGACCTGACCCTGACGTGGTGCCGGGACCGCGAGACGTTCGGCCGGCCACTGATCTCGCGGCAGGCGGTGCAGAACACGCTGGCCGAGATGGCCCGCCGCATCGATGTGGCCCGGGTCTACACCCGCCACGTCGTCGAGCGGCAGCTGGCCGGCGAGGCCTTCCTCATCCCGGAGGTGTGTTTCGCGAAGAACACCGCGGTGGAGGCCGGTGAGTGGGTGGCCAACCAGGCGGTGCAGCTGTTCGGCGGCATGGGTTATATGGCCGAATCCGAGGTGGAGCGTCAGTATCGGGACATGCGCATCATCGGCATCGGCGGTGGAACCACCGAGATCCTGACCTCACTGGCCGCCAAGACCCTGGGATACCAAGCGTGA
- a CDS encoding acyl-CoA carboxylase subunit beta, protein MTTLKSTLDPTSPAYTEAAEALNDKLAEIDAEHAKALAGGGPKYVERHHSRGKLTARERIEALIDADSPFLELCPLAAWGSAFQVGASLVTGIGAVEGVECMIVANDPTVKGGTSNPWTLRKILRANKIALENRLPVISLVESGGADLPTQKEVFIPGGQMFRDLTRLSAAGIPTIALVFGNSTAGGAYVPGMSDHVVMIKERSKVFLAGPPLVKMATGEESDDESLGGAEMHSRTSGLGDYLANDELDAVRIGRRIVARLNWVKKGPKPKSVTEPLFDSEELIGIVPADLRIPFDPREVIARIVDGSDFDEFKPLYGSSLVTGWARLHGYPIGILANARGVLFSEESQKATQFIQLANRSDTPLLFLHNTTGYMVGKDYEEGGMIKHGSMMINAVSNSTVPHISLLLGASYGAGHYGMCGRAYDPRFLFAWPSAKSSVMGGAQLAGVLSIVNRAATEARGQQVDEEADAAMRAMVEGQIEAESLPLVLSGMLYDDGVIDPRDTRTVLGMCLSAIASGPIEGTSNFGVFRM, encoded by the coding sequence GTGACGACCCTGAAGTCCACCCTGGACCCCACCTCCCCCGCCTACACCGAAGCGGCGGAGGCGCTGAACGACAAACTCGCCGAGATCGATGCCGAGCACGCCAAGGCACTCGCCGGCGGCGGACCCAAGTACGTAGAGCGCCACCATTCCCGCGGCAAGCTCACCGCCCGAGAGCGCATCGAAGCTCTCATCGACGCCGACTCACCGTTCCTGGAGCTGTGCCCGCTGGCCGCCTGGGGCAGCGCCTTCCAGGTCGGGGCCAGCCTGGTCACCGGGATCGGCGCGGTCGAAGGCGTGGAGTGCATGATCGTCGCCAACGACCCGACGGTCAAGGGCGGCACGTCCAACCCTTGGACGCTCCGAAAGATCCTGCGGGCCAACAAGATCGCTTTGGAGAACCGGCTTCCGGTGATCTCCCTGGTGGAATCCGGCGGAGCGGACCTGCCCACCCAGAAGGAAGTCTTCATCCCAGGCGGTCAGATGTTCCGCGACCTGACTCGACTGTCGGCCGCCGGCATCCCGACCATCGCGCTGGTGTTCGGCAACTCCACCGCCGGCGGGGCCTACGTGCCCGGCATGTCCGATCACGTGGTGATGATCAAGGAACGGTCCAAGGTGTTCCTGGCCGGGCCGCCGCTGGTGAAGATGGCCACCGGTGAGGAGTCCGATGACGAATCGCTCGGTGGTGCTGAGATGCACTCGCGCACTTCAGGCCTGGGTGATTACCTCGCCAACGACGAACTCGACGCGGTGCGGATCGGTCGGCGGATCGTGGCCCGGCTGAACTGGGTAAAAAAGGGCCCGAAGCCAAAGTCGGTGACCGAGCCGCTGTTCGACTCCGAAGAGCTGATCGGCATCGTGCCCGCAGACCTGCGCATCCCGTTCGACCCGCGCGAGGTGATCGCCCGGATCGTCGATGGTTCCGACTTCGATGAGTTCAAGCCGCTCTACGGGTCATCGTTGGTGACCGGCTGGGCACGGTTACACGGATATCCGATCGGAATCCTGGCCAATGCGCGCGGTGTGCTGTTCAGTGAAGAGTCCCAGAAGGCCACCCAGTTCATCCAGTTGGCCAACCGCTCCGACACGCCACTGTTGTTCCTGCACAACACTACCGGCTACATGGTGGGCAAGGACTACGAAGAGGGCGGCATGATCAAGCACGGCTCGATGATGATCAACGCCGTATCCAACTCGACGGTGCCGCACATCTCGCTGCTGCTCGGCGCCTCCTATGGCGCCGGGCACTACGGCATGTGTGGCCGCGCCTACGATCCCCGTTTTCTGTTCGCCTGGCCGTCGGCCAAGTCCTCGGTGATGGGCGGAGCACAGCTCGCCGGCGTGCTCTCGATCGTGAACCGGGCGGCCACCGAGGCCCGCGGGCAGCAGGTCGACGAGGAGGCCGATGCCGCCATGCGCGCCATGGTCGAAGGGCAGATCGAAGCCGAGTCGCTGCCGCTCGTGCTGTCGGGGATGCTCTATGACGACGGGGTGATCGACCCGCGCGACACCCGCACCGTATTGGGAATGTGTTTGTCCGCCATCGCCAGTGGCCCGATCGAGGGGACGTCGAACTTCGGCGTCTTCCGGATGTGA